The following proteins are co-located in the Pseudomonadota bacterium genome:
- the hisB gene encoding imidazoleglycerol-phosphate dehydratase HisB, with protein MKREASVERKTKETTVKVQWVIDGEGSYEISTGIPFFDHMLHLFAKHGFFDLSLDAKGDTDVDYHHTVEDIGITMGKSLKEALTNLEGVKRYGSAIIPMDEALCIFAVDMGGRPNLVWRADLQGKIGIFDTEVVKEFFKGFVNEAKITLHVNLLYGENLHHKVEAIFKAFGKALKEAVTKDERIKGPLSTKGML; from the coding sequence ATGAAAAGAGAAGCTTCGGTGGAAAGAAAAACAAAAGAAACAACAGTAAAGGTGCAATGGGTCATTGATGGGGAAGGCTCCTATGAAATATCAACCGGTATCCCCTTTTTCGACCACATGCTCCACTTGTTTGCAAAACACGGGTTTTTCGACCTTTCCCTTGATGCCAAAGGGGACACGGATGTGGATTATCACCACACAGTTGAGGATATAGGCATTACCATGGGCAAGTCGTTAAAGGAAGCGCTCACAAACCTTGAGGGTGTTAAGCGTTATGGTTCTGCCATAATTCCCATGGACGAAGCGCTCTGTATCTTTGCCGTAGATATGGGCGGGCGACCCAACCTCGTGTGGAGGGCCGATCTTCAGGGGAAAATAGGCATTTTCGATACCGAGGTTGTAAAAGAGTTCTTCAAGGGTTTTGTAAATGAGGCAAAAATAACGCTCCACGTCAATCTGCTCTATGGTGAAAACCTGCACCACAAGGTTGAAGCGATTTTTAAGGCCTTTGGAAAGGCATTAAAAGAGGCAGTTACAAAAGATGAGCGCATCAAAGGACCGTTGTCGACAAAAGGAATGCTGTAA
- the hisG gene encoding ATP phosphoribosyltransferase produces the protein MKLKIGLPKGSLQETTFKLFKNAGYTIKLPERSYVPVIDDPELEGLVIRAQEMARYVEDGILDMGITGYDWVLEQDAKVVELVRLRYGKVGFRGVKWVVAVPADSPIKTVDDLKGKKIATELVGFTKRYLKKKGIDASVEFSWGATEVKPPLLADAIVEVTETGASLRANNLRIIETILESETVLIANRSAWKDEWKKRKMENITILLKGALLAEEKVGLKMNVPKAKLEKVVKILPSLQTPTVSSLSDKDWVALEVIMDEKTVRDIIPDLKRAGAQGIVEYPLNKVIP, from the coding sequence ATGAAGTTAAAAATTGGATTACCCAAGGGGAGCTTACAGGAGACCACGTTCAAGCTTTTTAAAAATGCCGGCTATACCATAAAACTCCCTGAAAGGTCCTATGTGCCCGTTATAGACGACCCCGAACTGGAAGGGCTTGTTATAAGGGCACAAGAGATGGCAAGGTATGTTGAGGATGGGATTCTCGACATGGGCATTACAGGATACGACTGGGTGCTTGAACAGGATGCAAAGGTTGTTGAGCTTGTGAGGCTACGATACGGAAAGGTGGGGTTCAGGGGGGTTAAGTGGGTTGTCGCGGTTCCGGCAGATTCTCCGATAAAAACCGTTGACGATTTGAAGGGTAAAAAGATTGCAACGGAACTTGTGGGCTTTACGAAACGGTACCTTAAGAAAAAGGGCATCGACGCTTCCGTTGAATTTTCGTGGGGCGCAACAGAGGTAAAGCCCCCGCTTTTAGCCGACGCCATTGTGGAGGTTACCGAAACTGGTGCATCCCTGAGGGCAAATAATCTGAGAATCATAGAGACAATCCTCGAATCAGAAACGGTATTGATAGCGAACAGAAGCGCCTGGAAGGATGAGTGGAAGAAGAGAAAAATGGAGAACATCACCATATTGCTTAAAGGGGCGCTCCTTGCAGAGGAAAAGGTGGGTCTCAAAATGAACGTACCCAAGGCAAAGCTGGAAAAGGTGGTAAAAATTCTCCCTTCTCTCCAGACGCCAACGGTATCAAGCCTGTCTGACAAGGATTGGGTGGCGCTTGAAGTAATTATGGATGAAAAGACGGTAAGGGATATCATACCCGACCTTAAAAGGGCAGGCGCACAGGGGATTGTTGAATATCCGCTGAACAAGGTAATACCATAA